The Podospora bellae-mahoneyi strain CBS 112042 chromosome 7, whole genome shotgun sequence genome includes a window with the following:
- the APA2 gene encoding bifunctional AP-4-A phosphorylase/ADP sulfurylase (EggNog:ENOG503NYMG; COG:F) → MATTPSNKMRPKPPLPPNLPSLVATAFSRSVATKTVNFYPTSVTLLTINSIPFQLRYSPSLASKPKPPSVTTPKLFFNPFASPTPEMLITPFGTSPPSHNLVLNKFAVVPEHFILSTSAFKPQTHLLEADDLAAAYACIDAYARHNKELFVFFNSGDHSGASQPHRHLQLLPVENMKEGLEGEWDVLAKGLTDPNTREKLPFEVFARDIDGLGGDGEELRRVYLELYNQACEAVLGVAEDIKHEGEAQISYNLAMTNNTMAVVPRLTEGGVVKDKDGQEVGNLALNGTVLAGTALVRSEMEWNALREDPDQVYQVLGRIGVPNRAKM, encoded by the exons atggcgaccaccccctccaacaaaatGCGCCCAAagccccctctcccacccaacctcccctccctcgtcgCAACCGCCTTCTCCCGCTCCGTCGCCACCAAAACCGTTAACTTCTACCCCACCTCCGTCACCCTTCTAACCATCAACTCCATTCCT TTCCAACTCCGCTACTCGCCCTCCCTAGcctcaaaacccaaaccccccagcgtcacaacccccaagctcttcttcaaccccttcgCCTCCCCCACGCCAGAAATGCTCATCACCCCTTTCGGAACGAGCCCCCCATCGCACAACCTAGTCCTCAACAAGTTCGCCGTCGTCCCCGAGcacttcatcctctccacctcagcCTTCAAACCCCAAACTCACCTCCTCGAAGCAGACGACTTGGCAGCTGCGTACGCGTGTATTGATGCGTACGCCCGGCACAACAAAGAGTTGTTCGTCTTCTTTAATTCAGGAGACCACAGCGGGGCGAGCCAGCCCCATCGCCATCTGCAATTGCTCCCGGTGGAGAAcatgaaggaggggttggagggggaatgGGATGTTCTTGCTAAGGGATTGACAGACCCAAACACAAGGGAAAAGTTACCGTTTGAGGTTTTTGCTAGGGATATTGAcgggttgggtggtgatggagaggagctgaggagggtgtaTCTGGAGTTGTACAACCAAGCCTGTGAAGCAGTGTTGGGAGTAGCGGAGGATATCAAACACGAGGGCGAAGCGCAGATAAGTTACAACCTCGCCATGACAAACAACAcaatggcggtggtgccgcGGTTgacagagggaggggtggtcaAGGATAAAGACGGGCAAGAGGTGGGAAACCTAGCGCTCAACGGGACTGTCCTCGCGGGGACGGCGCTGGTAAGGTCAGAGATGGAGTGGAATGCCCTGAGAGAGGATCCAGACCAAGTCTACCAAGTGTTGGGGAGGATAGGTGTGCCTAACCGGGCCAAGATGTAA